A single genomic interval of Schistocerca americana isolate TAMUIC-IGC-003095 chromosome 2, iqSchAmer2.1, whole genome shotgun sequence harbors:
- the LOC124596406 gene encoding uncharacterized protein LOC124596406 isoform X2, protein MLLRTTSSNVKSKWQNLRDTYRRELAKNNPPTGSASVGSFSKWKYFHQMNFLQDTYASKRLVGNVPKSVKSDPADLMADVADIQVVSYNDETSLEDDSFSEQADDERYRSLTPDESVAAENLFKWAKKRPRKKTDPIYNLIELERAKLVHLESMNSKKQKGEDYDEDYYFLMSLLPHLRAVPQHLKLITRVKLQQVLIENQAMLQKFPHSSHHTTSSPNQPGSEHMSNNNNMSV, encoded by the coding sequence GTTCCAATGTGAAATCAAAATGGCAGAATTTAAGAGACACGTATCGACGCGAACTTGCGAAGAATAATCCGCCAACAGGTTCTGCATCAGTGGGCAGTTTCTCGAAATGGAAGTACTTCCACCAAATGAACTTTCTACAAGACACGTATGCTTCAAAGCGTCTCGTTGGAAATGTTCCAAAATCCGTGAAATCTGACCCAGCGGATTTGATGGCCGACGTAGCGGACATACAAGTTGTATCATATAATGACGAAACATCACTAGAAGACGATTCATTTTCAGAGCAAGCGGACGATGAAAGATACCGCTCTTTGACTCCGGACGAAAGTGTTGCGGCTGAAAATCTATTTAAATGGGCCAAGAAGAGGCCTCGAAAGAAAACAGATCCAATTTACAACCTCATAGAACTGGAAAGAGCTAAGTTAGTACACCTAGAATCAATGAATTCTAAGAAACAAAAGGGTGAAGATTATGATGAAGACTATTACTTTCTCATGAGTTTATTGCCGCACTTACGTGCCGTGCCACAGCATTTGAAATTGATCACGCGGGTTAAACTGCAACAGGTCTTAATTGAAAATCAGGCAATGCTTCAAAAATTCCCACACTCATCGCACCATACCACATCCTCACCAAACCAGCCAGGCTCAGAACACAtgagcaacaacaacaatatgtctgTCTGA